One segment of Mycolicibacterium sp. YH-1 DNA contains the following:
- a CDS encoding Na+/H+ antiporter subunit A, whose product MLAILFAHAVAAAVAPVLVRRWGRQAFYPLALVPLGSLFWVGAHWPGHGAQTVDISWVPELSMNITLRFDALAAVMSVLVLAVGALVLFYCAEYFHHHDGHTEKRLPSFAAELVAFSGAMFGLVVSDNLLLLYLFWELTTVLSFLLVGHYAERATSRRAAMQALLVTTAGGLAMLAGIIILGEISGTYLLSELVQSPPTGTAVTVGVLLVLVGGLSKSAIVPLHFWLPGAMAAPTPVSAYLHAAAMVKAGVYLIARMTPGFADSPGWRPTVVVLGLVTLVMAGWRAIREYDLKLILAFGTVSQLGLITIMVGTGGGDLMLAGLAMLCAHAMFKAALFMVVGIIDHATGTRDIRRLAWLGDRHRPLLVISIGAAASMAALPPFLGFVAKEADFETLAHSASLGAAAPWVLACVVFGSVFTTIYSLRFVYGAFARKGRSEPSKLVAEMHRPTATFLFAPAFLAAAGLVFGVWPTVLDDVLGDYADTVPGESDYHLALWHGVNLPLLLSVAVLATGTAIFYFRTRLRRVRLGFLPLANADHIYDSVVRGTDALAVRLTSVTQRGSIPATQAVILSTLVLLPTAMLVIGARDRPEVRLWESPLQAVVGLIVLAAAVSAVVMRNRLAAVLLVGVTGYGCGLIFVFHGAPDLALTQFLVETLTLVIFVLVLRTLPAEAERSSMNRNRLPRLALSLAVGASVTALAAFAMAARSTRPIADLLPDAAYYRGHGSNTVNVLLVDIRAWDTLGEISVLLVAATGVASMVFRNRRFGVAPRVADAGQPDIGRIPVLATSPAVGDVTWLRGSELRDPRYRSLVLEVATRIIFPLIMVLSAYFFFGGHNTPGGGFAGGLTAGLALVLRYLAGGRYELGEALPLDAGKILGAGLALSAGTAVASLFLGAPVLSSAVFEFDVPVLGSIKLVTALFFDLGVYLIVVGLVLDVLRSLGARLDTEMVQRMRAAQ is encoded by the coding sequence ATGCTGGCCATCCTGTTCGCCCACGCGGTTGCCGCCGCGGTGGCGCCGGTGCTCGTGCGCCGATGGGGACGGCAGGCGTTCTACCCGCTGGCACTCGTCCCGCTCGGCTCACTGTTCTGGGTCGGCGCGCACTGGCCGGGCCACGGCGCGCAGACCGTCGACATCTCATGGGTTCCCGAGCTGTCGATGAACATAACGCTGCGCTTCGACGCGCTTGCCGCCGTGATGAGTGTGCTCGTCCTCGCGGTCGGCGCGCTCGTCCTGTTCTACTGCGCCGAGTACTTCCACCACCACGACGGTCACACTGAGAAGCGTCTGCCGAGTTTCGCCGCCGAACTCGTCGCATTCTCCGGTGCCATGTTCGGCCTGGTGGTCAGCGACAATCTGCTGCTGCTCTACCTGTTCTGGGAACTGACCACGGTGTTGTCGTTCCTGCTGGTCGGTCACTACGCCGAGCGCGCCACCAGCAGGCGCGCGGCAATGCAGGCGCTGCTCGTCACCACCGCAGGCGGCCTCGCGATGCTGGCCGGCATCATCATCCTTGGCGAGATCTCAGGCACCTACCTGCTGTCCGAACTGGTGCAATCCCCTCCGACCGGTACAGCCGTGACGGTCGGCGTCCTGCTGGTACTGGTCGGCGGGCTGTCGAAGTCGGCGATAGTCCCGCTGCACTTCTGGCTCCCCGGTGCGATGGCCGCACCGACACCGGTCAGCGCCTACCTGCACGCCGCGGCCATGGTCAAGGCCGGCGTCTACCTCATCGCGCGGATGACTCCCGGCTTCGCCGACTCCCCCGGATGGCGGCCGACGGTCGTCGTGCTCGGTCTGGTCACCCTGGTGATGGCCGGATGGCGTGCCATCCGCGAGTACGACCTCAAGCTCATCCTGGCGTTCGGCACAGTCAGCCAGCTCGGACTCATCACGATCATGGTCGGCACCGGCGGGGGCGACCTGATGCTCGCCGGCTTGGCGATGCTGTGCGCGCACGCCATGTTCAAGGCCGCGTTGTTCATGGTGGTCGGCATCATCGACCACGCCACCGGCACCCGCGACATCCGGCGGCTCGCCTGGCTCGGCGACCGCCACCGCCCACTTCTGGTGATCTCGATCGGTGCCGCAGCCAGCATGGCCGCTCTGCCACCGTTCCTCGGCTTCGTCGCGAAGGAGGCCGACTTCGAGACGCTGGCACACAGTGCGTCACTGGGCGCCGCGGCGCCGTGGGTGCTGGCGTGCGTGGTGTTCGGCTCGGTGTTCACCACCATCTACAGCCTGCGCTTCGTCTACGGCGCGTTCGCGCGCAAGGGTCGCTCCGAGCCGAGCAAGCTCGTCGCTGAGATGCATCGCCCGACCGCGACGTTCCTGTTCGCGCCCGCGTTCCTCGCCGCAGCCGGCCTGGTGTTCGGGGTGTGGCCCACGGTCCTCGACGATGTGCTCGGCGACTACGCCGACACCGTTCCCGGTGAGTCCGACTACCACCTCGCGCTGTGGCACGGCGTGAACCTGCCGCTGCTCCTGTCGGTTGCGGTGCTTGCCACGGGCACGGCGATCTTCTACTTCCGTACGCGGCTGCGCCGAGTGCGATTGGGCTTCCTACCACTGGCCAACGCCGACCACATCTACGACAGCGTGGTCCGCGGCACCGATGCGCTGGCCGTCCGACTCACCTCCGTCACCCAGCGCGGCTCGATCCCCGCGACGCAGGCCGTCATCCTCTCCACCCTGGTCCTGCTGCCCACCGCGATGCTGGTGATCGGCGCGCGCGACCGGCCGGAGGTTCGGCTGTGGGAGTCGCCCCTGCAGGCCGTCGTCGGCCTGATCGTCCTCGCCGCGGCGGTCAGCGCCGTGGTGATGCGCAACCGGTTGGCCGCGGTGCTGCTCGTCGGCGTGACGGGTTACGGCTGCGGCCTCATCTTCGTCTTTCACGGCGCACCCGACCTCGCGCTCACGCAATTCCTCGTCGAGACCCTGACCCTGGTGATCTTCGTCCTCGTCCTTCGGACGCTGCCCGCCGAGGCGGAGCGGTCGTCCATGAACCGAAACCGATTGCCGCGCTTGGCCCTGTCGTTGGCGGTGGGGGCATCCGTCACGGCGCTGGCGGCGTTCGCCATGGCCGCCCGCAGCACCAGGCCCATCGCGGACCTTCTGCCCGACGCCGCCTACTACCGCGGGCACGGATCCAACACGGTCAACGTGCTGCTGGTCGACATCCGCGCGTGGGACACCCTGGGCGAGATATCGGTGCTACTGGTGGCGGCGACGGGTGTTGCGTCAATGGTGTTCCGCAACAGGCGTTTCGGTGTGGCACCGCGGGTCGCCGACGCCGGCCAGCCCGATATCGGCCGGATTCCGGTGCTGGCGACCAGCCCTGCGGTCGGCGACGTCACGTGGTTGCGCGGCAGCGAACTGCGTGACCCGCGCTACCGATCCCTGGTACTCGAGGTGGCAACGCGCATCATCTTCCCGCTCATCATGGTTCTCTCCGCGTACTTCTTCTTCGGCGGGCACAACACGCCCGGCGGTGGCTTCGCCGGTGGACTGACGGCGGGCCTGGCGCTGGTGCTGCGCTATCTGGCCGGCGGCCGGTACGAACTCGGTGAGGCTCTGCCACTGGATGCCGGCAAGATTCTGGGCGCGGGCCTCGCCCTCTCGGCGGGTACCGCAGTGGCCTCCCTGTTCCTCGGCGCCCCCGTCCTGTCATCGGCGGTGTTCGAGTTCGACGTGCCCGTGCTCGGTTCGATCAAACTGGTGACGGCGTTGTTCTTCGACCTCGGTGTGTATCTCATCGTGGTGGGCCTGGTGCTCGACGTGCTGCGCAGCCTCGGCGCCCGACTGGACACCGAGATGGTGCAGCGCATGCGGGCGGCCCAATGA
- a CDS encoding peptide deformylase, with the protein MAVVPIRIVGDPVLHTATSPIPVGDDGSLPVELADLIADLYDTMDAAHGVGLAANQIGVSQRVFVYDCADERGRTARRRGVVVNPVLETSEVPETMPDPEDDDEGCLSVPGESFPTGRASWARVTGLDADGTPITLEGTELFARMLQHETGHLDGFTYLDCLIGRHARAAKRSVKSHGWGVPGLSWMPGEDPDPFGH; encoded by the coding sequence GTGGCCGTCGTACCGATTCGCATCGTGGGAGATCCCGTCCTGCACACCGCGACCAGTCCCATACCCGTCGGCGACGACGGCTCCCTGCCCGTAGAGCTCGCCGATCTCATCGCCGATCTCTACGACACGATGGACGCCGCGCATGGGGTTGGCTTGGCAGCCAACCAGATCGGCGTGAGCCAGCGAGTGTTCGTCTACGACTGCGCCGACGAGCGCGGTCGGACGGCTCGGCGACGCGGCGTCGTGGTGAACCCGGTGCTCGAGACCTCCGAGGTTCCCGAGACCATGCCCGATCCCGAGGACGATGACGAAGGTTGCCTGTCGGTGCCGGGCGAGTCGTTCCCGACGGGGCGGGCGAGTTGGGCGCGTGTCACCGGACTGGACGCGGACGGCACCCCCATCACGCTGGAGGGCACCGAGCTCTTTGCTCGCATGCTGCAGCACGAGACCGGTCACCTCGACGGGTTCACCTATCTCGATTGCCTGATCGGCAGGCATGCCCGCGCGGCCAAGCGCAGCGTCAAGTCGCACGGCTGGGGCGTGCCCGGGCTCAGCTGGATGCCGGGCGAGGACCCCGACCCGTTCGGACACTAG
- a CDS encoding monovalent cation/H+ antiporter complex subunit F — MNIVWTISAVMLTAAAAVTMFRLLAGPGTLDRLVALDTFIAVMMCSIGTWAAFSLDTTVTYSLTALALISFVGSVAVARFRVRDTDEIKRGVK; from the coding sequence ATGAATATCGTGTGGACGATATCGGCGGTGATGCTGACCGCGGCCGCCGCCGTCACCATGTTCCGGCTGCTGGCCGGGCCCGGCACGCTGGACCGCCTTGTCGCGCTGGACACCTTCATCGCGGTGATGATGTGCTCCATCGGCACATGGGCCGCGTTCAGCCTGGACACCACCGTCACCTACAGCCTGACCGCCCTGGCGCTCATATCCTTCGTCGGCTCAGTCGCTGTGGCGCGCTTCCGCGTTCGCGACACCGACGAGATCAAGCGGGGTGTCAAGTGA
- a CDS encoding Na+/H+ antiporter subunit E — protein sequence MRWLALRAWILCWLILVWMLLWGEVSPANAISGLGVALLITVLLPLPPVPVEGRLHPLSLLRLLVTICYYLASSSVQVAWLAIKPGPPPLTAVLRVHLSVKSDLVLALMVNAMNLIPGAIVLEIDQTRRMIYVHVLDVGSDAAVRRFYQQTAELERLMIASFERDADWKPSKESDQASDQESGDRA from the coding sequence GTGAGGTGGCTAGCGCTGCGCGCCTGGATACTGTGCTGGCTGATCCTGGTGTGGATGTTGTTGTGGGGCGAGGTTTCCCCGGCGAATGCGATCAGCGGGCTGGGCGTCGCGCTCTTGATCACGGTGCTGCTACCGCTGCCCCCGGTACCCGTCGAGGGCCGGTTGCATCCGCTGTCGCTGCTGCGCCTGTTGGTCACGATCTGCTACTACCTGGCATCGTCCTCAGTTCAGGTGGCCTGGCTCGCAATCAAACCCGGCCCACCCCCGCTCACCGCTGTACTGCGCGTCCACCTCTCGGTGAAGTCGGATCTCGTCCTCGCGCTGATGGTCAACGCCATGAACCTCATCCCAGGCGCGATAGTCCTGGAGATCGACCAGACCCGCCGCATGATCTACGTGCACGTGCTCGACGTCGGCTCCGATGCCGCGGTGCGGCGGTTCTATCAGCAGACCGCGGAACTGGAGCGACTGATGATCGCGTCGTTCGAGCGCGATGCCGACTGGAAGCCATCCAAGGAGAGCGATCAGGCGAGCGACCAGGAGAGCGGGGATCGCGCATGA
- a CDS encoding Na+/H+ antiporter subunit D: MSLATVLTPLPVLIPTLAAAGTLLASRMPRLQRVITVVALMAVVAVCAVLVYLADRDGTIVVHVGGWEQSIPGMGPLGISLVVDRLSALMLVVSAIVLLAVVFYAIGQGIRDGDERQPVSIFLPTYLVLSAGVCMAFLAGDLFNLFVGFEVLLSASFVLLTIGASAERVRAGIAYVMVSMVSSLIFLIGIAMIYAATGTLNMAELAIRLDDVPSGTRAALFAVLMVAFGIKAAVFPLSAWLPDSYPTAPAPVTAVFAGLLTKVGVYAIIRAHTLLFPGGALDEVLLVAALLTMVVGIFGAIAQTDIKRLLSFTLVSHIGYMVFGIALSTELGMSGAIYYVAHHIVVQTTLFLVVGLIERQAGASTLQRLGGLAAASPLLAFVFLVPALNLGGIPPFSGFIGKVALLEAGTQTASVLAWMLVGGGIVTSLLTLYVMARVWTKAFWRSRADAPEGDMSAAIPSALLDESEDSDDVSFVDRDDVGKMPFGMLAPTAALILVGLALTVFAGPIFAFSERAAAEVIDRGQYITAVLGGGS; encoded by the coding sequence GTGAGCCTCGCAACAGTCCTAACGCCGCTGCCCGTCCTGATCCCGACTCTTGCCGCCGCGGGGACGTTGCTCGCGAGCCGCATGCCGCGACTGCAACGGGTGATCACCGTGGTGGCGTTGATGGCGGTCGTCGCGGTCTGCGCGGTCCTGGTCTACCTGGCCGACCGGGACGGCACCATCGTTGTGCACGTCGGCGGGTGGGAGCAGTCCATACCCGGTATGGGCCCCCTGGGCATCTCGCTTGTGGTGGACCGGCTCTCGGCGCTGATGCTCGTCGTGTCGGCGATCGTGCTGCTCGCCGTCGTCTTCTACGCCATCGGCCAGGGCATCCGCGACGGCGACGAACGCCAGCCGGTGTCGATCTTCCTGCCGACCTATCTGGTGCTGTCGGCGGGCGTGTGCATGGCGTTCCTCGCGGGCGACCTGTTCAACCTGTTCGTCGGCTTCGAGGTGCTGCTGTCCGCAAGCTTCGTGCTGTTGACCATCGGCGCGAGCGCGGAGCGGGTGCGCGCGGGTATCGCCTACGTGATGGTGTCGATGGTCAGCTCGCTGATCTTCCTGATCGGCATCGCGATGATCTACGCGGCGACCGGCACGTTGAACATGGCCGAGCTGGCGATCCGCCTCGACGACGTGCCGTCCGGTACGCGCGCCGCGCTGTTCGCGGTGCTGATGGTGGCGTTCGGCATCAAGGCCGCGGTGTTCCCGCTGTCGGCATGGCTGCCCGACTCGTATCCGACCGCACCTGCTCCGGTCACCGCCGTGTTCGCCGGCTTGCTGACCAAGGTCGGCGTGTACGCGATCATTCGCGCCCACACGCTGTTGTTCCCCGGCGGCGCACTCGACGAGGTTCTTCTCGTCGCCGCGCTGCTGACCATGGTGGTCGGCATATTCGGCGCCATCGCGCAGACCGACATCAAGCGACTGTTGTCGTTCACGCTGGTCAGCCACATCGGCTACATGGTCTTCGGCATCGCGCTGTCCACCGAGCTCGGCATGTCCGGTGCCATCTACTACGTCGCACACCACATCGTGGTGCAGACGACACTGTTCCTCGTGGTCGGTCTCATCGAACGCCAGGCCGGCGCATCGACACTGCAACGCCTCGGCGGCCTCGCCGCGGCCAGTCCACTGCTGGCCTTCGTCTTCCTGGTCCCCGCGCTGAATCTCGGCGGCATCCCGCCGTTCTCGGGTTTCATCGGCAAGGTGGCGCTACTGGAGGCAGGCACGCAGACCGCGTCGGTGCTGGCATGGATGCTGGTCGGCGGCGGCATCGTGACGAGTCTGTTGACGCTCTACGTCATGGCGCGGGTGTGGACCAAGGCGTTCTGGCGCTCGCGCGCGGACGCCCCCGAGGGCGATATGTCGGCGGCAATCCCATCAGCACTGCTCGACGAGAGCGAGGACTCCGATGACGTCTCCTTCGTCGATCGCGACGATGTGGGCAAGATGCCGTTCGGCATGCTGGCGCCGACCGCCGCGCTAATCCTGGTCGGTCTGGCGCTGACGGTGTTCGCCGGACCCATCTTCGCCTTCAGCGAGCGCGCCGCAGCCGAGGTCATCGACCGCGGCCAGTACATCACCGCGGTCCTAGGTGGTGGATCGTGA
- a CDS encoding TetR/AcrR family transcriptional regulator has product MAPPRKHETDAILDATRALVLADGPRAAGVAAIAKASGAPAGTLYHRFGNRNGILTAAWLRALQRFQAGALEASGETPVDVAVAMGVAAVRFARALPEDARLLLTIRPRDLLDGEPDDAFGARLAQMNAPLMARLRELTRELRGDDGPRSLDAVARAVVDLPYAVVRRHAHDGELPAWLEDDLAAAIRKLLV; this is encoded by the coding sequence GTGGCACCTCCGCGGAAGCATGAAACCGACGCGATCCTCGACGCGACGCGGGCATTGGTACTCGCCGACGGCCCGCGTGCGGCAGGCGTCGCGGCCATCGCCAAGGCCAGCGGCGCCCCGGCCGGCACGCTGTATCACCGGTTCGGTAACCGCAACGGCATACTCACCGCGGCGTGGCTGCGTGCGCTGCAACGGTTCCAGGCCGGGGCGTTGGAGGCGTCGGGGGAGACGCCAGTGGATGTCGCGGTGGCGATGGGTGTGGCCGCCGTCCGGTTCGCGCGGGCACTGCCCGAGGATGCCCGACTGCTGCTGACGATCCGGCCCCGTGACCTGCTCGACGGTGAACCCGATGACGCATTCGGGGCACGACTGGCGCAGATGAACGCGCCGCTGATGGCACGGCTACGGGAGCTGACGCGGGAGCTGCGCGGTGATGACGGCCCGCGGTCGCTGGACGCCGTCGCTCGAGCCGTGGTCGATCTGCCGTATGCGGTGGTGCGTCGGCACGCCCACGACGGCGAATTGCCTGCGTGGCTGGAGGATGATCTGGCTGCCGCTATCCGTAAACTGTTGGTGTGA
- a CDS encoding Na(+)/H(+) antiporter subunit C — translation MNITYIVPLILIGGLTSTGVYLLLERNLTRMLLGLLLVGNAVNLLILTIGGPSGNPPIRGRTTEGGTSTADPLAQGMILTAIVITMGIAAFVLAMTYRSYRLSRAEEVPIDFEDARVSERGTSPLDEDRPEHVPSRDTDAPDELDALPGHEGSR, via the coding sequence ATGAACATCACCTACATCGTCCCGCTGATCCTCATCGGTGGGCTCACGAGCACCGGGGTCTACCTACTGCTGGAGCGCAACCTGACGCGAATGCTGTTGGGGCTTCTGCTCGTCGGCAACGCCGTCAATCTGCTCATCCTCACCATCGGTGGACCGTCGGGCAATCCGCCGATCCGCGGGCGTACCACCGAGGGCGGAACAAGCACAGCCGATCCCCTGGCCCAGGGCATGATCCTGACCGCCATCGTCATCACCATGGGCATCGCCGCGTTCGTGCTGGCAATGACGTACCGGTCCTACCGACTATCACGCGCCGAGGAGGTCCCCATCGACTTCGAGGACGCCCGAGTGTCCGAGCGCGGGACGTCACCGCTCGACGAGGACCGTCCCGAGCACGTGCCCTCACGCGATACCGATGCCCCCGACGAACTGGACGCGTTGCCGGGGCACGAGGGATCACGGTGA
- the mnhG gene encoding monovalent cation/H(+) antiporter subunit G, whose product MNTLDVVAGVLVLAGSLFALTAAIGVVRFPDTLSRMHAATKPQVLGLLLVLLGAGIRLRGHADVGMLILAGLFAVITAPVIANRVGQLAYREQSFRDDLLTKDEMAERDPSEY is encoded by the coding sequence GTGAACACGCTCGATGTCGTCGCCGGGGTGCTGGTGCTGGCCGGTTCGCTGTTTGCGCTGACGGCCGCGATCGGCGTGGTGCGCTTTCCCGACACGCTGTCGCGGATGCACGCCGCGACCAAGCCGCAGGTGCTGGGCTTGCTGCTGGTACTGCTCGGTGCGGGGATCCGGCTGCGCGGGCACGCCGACGTCGGCATGCTGATCCTGGCCGGACTGTTCGCCGTCATCACCGCACCGGTGATCGCCAATCGGGTGGGCCAGCTCGCCTACCGGGAGCAGAGCTTTCGCGACGACCTGCTCACCAAGGACGAGATGGCCGAGCGGGATCCGTCCGAGTACTGA
- a CDS encoding LON peptidase substrate-binding domain-containing protein: MTITPMFPLESVRLPGEDLPLRIFEPRYSALVRDCLAGAKVFGVVLIAAGREVGGGDARCDVGSLAEIVSAQEHGEGRYRIACEMRERIRVEKWLEDDPYPRAVVEPWPDEAGRLVTGDEIVDVEDRVMALFERIAAAKKARLPSRGELLGELQPGEDAGKRLYALASRVPMGQADRYAVLAAPSASARLDALSDAVETVAAMVEFQLAGE, translated from the coding sequence ATGACCATCACGCCGATGTTCCCGTTGGAGTCCGTCAGGCTGCCCGGCGAGGATCTGCCGTTGCGCATCTTCGAGCCGCGCTACAGCGCACTGGTCCGGGACTGCCTGGCAGGTGCGAAGGTGTTCGGCGTGGTGCTGATCGCAGCGGGCCGTGAGGTCGGCGGCGGCGACGCTCGGTGTGATGTCGGCTCGCTGGCCGAGATCGTCTCTGCCCAGGAACACGGCGAAGGCCGGTACCGGATCGCATGCGAGATGCGCGAGCGGATTCGCGTGGAGAAGTGGCTCGAGGACGATCCGTATCCGCGCGCCGTTGTCGAGCCGTGGCCCGATGAGGCCGGCAGGCTTGTCACGGGTGACGAGATCGTCGATGTCGAGGACCGCGTGATGGCACTGTTCGAGCGCATCGCGGCGGCCAAGAAGGCGCGGTTACCGTCGCGTGGGGAATTGCTCGGCGAACTCCAGCCGGGTGAGGATGCGGGGAAGCGGTTGTACGCATTGGCCTCTCGGGTGCCCATGGGGCAGGCCGACCGCTATGCGGTGCTCGCCGCACCCTCGGCGAGTGCGCGGCTGGACGCGTTGAGCGATGCTGTGGAGACGGTCGCTGCAATGGTCGAGTTTCAGCTCGCCGGCGAGTAG
- a CDS encoding glutamate--cysteine ligase, translating to MSSETANRPQRIDFAGSPRPTVGVEWEFALVDHETRELSNEAAEVIAEIGENPHVHKELLRNTVEIVTGICENSGEAMEDLRSTLRPVRKVVRERGMELFCAGTHPFAKWSAEQLTDAPRYAELIKRTQWWGRQMLIWGVHVHVGVSSAHKVMPIITSLLNQYPHLLALSASSPYWDGEDTGYASNRAMMFQQLPTAGLPFHFQEWSHFEGFVHDQKKTGIIDHMNEIRWDIRPSPHLGTIEVRIFDGVSNIAELGALVALTHCLIVDLDRRLDAGEQLPHMPPWHVQENKWRAARYGLDAVIILDDDSNERLVTEDLDELLNRLQPVAVSLGCADELARVADIGRHGASYQRQRRVAEEHDGDLRAVVDALIGELVL from the coding sequence GTGTCATCGGAAACGGCTAACCGGCCGCAACGCATCGACTTCGCCGGGTCACCCCGGCCGACCGTCGGCGTCGAATGGGAGTTCGCGCTCGTCGACCACGAGACCCGTGAGCTGTCCAACGAGGCCGCCGAGGTCATCGCCGAGATCGGCGAGAACCCGCACGTCCACAAGGAACTGCTCCGCAATACCGTCGAGATCGTCACCGGTATCTGCGAGAACTCCGGCGAGGCGATGGAGGACCTGCGGTCCACGCTGCGGCCTGTGCGCAAGGTCGTGCGCGAGCGCGGTATGGAGCTGTTCTGCGCGGGCACGCACCCCTTCGCGAAGTGGTCGGCCGAGCAGCTGACCGATGCCCCGCGCTACGCCGAGCTGATCAAGCGCACGCAGTGGTGGGGCCGCCAGATGCTGATCTGGGGTGTGCACGTCCACGTCGGCGTCTCGTCGGCGCACAAGGTGATGCCGATCATCACCTCACTGCTCAACCAGTACCCGCACCTGCTGGCGCTATCCGCCTCCTCGCCGTACTGGGACGGCGAGGACACCGGTTACGCGAGCAATCGGGCCATGATGTTCCAGCAGCTGCCGACGGCTGGTCTGCCGTTTCACTTCCAGGAGTGGTCGCACTTCGAGGGTTTCGTTCATGACCAGAAGAAGACCGGCATCATCGACCACATGAACGAGATCCGTTGGGACATCCGGCCTTCGCCGCACCTGGGGACCATCGAGGTCCGGATCTTCGACGGCGTGTCCAATATCGCCGAACTCGGCGCACTGGTAGCTCTCACACACTGCCTGATAGTCGATTTGGATCGACGACTCGACGCAGGCGAGCAGCTTCCACACATGCCACCCTGGCACGTCCAGGAGAACAAGTGGCGCGCAGCGCGTTACGGCCTGGACGCGGTGATCATCCTCGACGATGACAGCAATGAGCGGCTGGTCACCGAGGATCTCGACGAGCTGCTCAATCGGCTGCAGCCCGTGGCCGTCTCACTCGGATGCGCCGACGAACTTGCCAGGGTCGCCGATATCGGCCGCCATGGGGCGTCCTATCAGCGGCAGCGCCGCGTCGCTGAGGAACACGACGGAGATCTGCGCGCCGTTGTCGATGCGTTGATCGGTGAACTGGTTCTGTAG
- a CDS encoding LytR C-terminal domain-containing protein: protein MNQRESSGLPLRAMVMVLLFLGVVFLLVGFQAMKSDSDSSSSSSTVVSTITSTSTTTAKASAEAEPARPDVRVFNISEVAGAAESTANRLRDADWNVTETGNLTIEGVPVTTVYFGETPGEREAADEVGKLLAAPVEPRAPAVAEQPPGVIVVVTG, encoded by the coding sequence ATGAATCAGCGAGAGTCCTCCGGGTTGCCACTGCGCGCCATGGTCATGGTGCTTCTGTTTCTCGGTGTGGTCTTCCTGCTGGTGGGATTCCAGGCCATGAAATCCGACTCGGACTCGTCGAGCAGTTCATCGACCGTGGTCAGCACCATCACCTCCACCTCGACCACCACCGCCAAGGCATCCGCGGAGGCCGAGCCGGCCAGGCCTGATGTCCGAGTCTTCAACATCTCCGAGGTCGCCGGCGCCGCCGAGTCCACCGCGAACCGGCTGCGCGACGCGGACTGGAACGTCACCGAGACGGGCAACCTGACGATCGAGGGCGTGCCGGTCACCACCGTGTACTTCGGTGAGACCCCGGGCGAGCGGGAAGCCGCAGATGAAGTGGGCAAGCTGCTGGCGGCACCGGTGGAGCCGAGAGCCCCCGCGGTCGCAGAGCAACCGCCCGGCGTCATCGTGGTAGTCACCGGTTAG
- a CDS encoding DUF3263 domain-containing protein — MDGAIARTGQSGDDSALADGLTRREHDILAFERQWWKYAGSKEDAIKELFSMSATRYYQVLNALVDRPEALAADPMLVKRLRRLRASRQKARAARRLGFDVT, encoded by the coding sequence ATGGACGGCGCCATCGCGCGGACTGGCCAATCCGGGGACGACTCTGCGCTTGCCGACGGGCTAACCCGTCGCGAGCACGACATCCTCGCGTTCGAGCGGCAATGGTGGAAATACGCAGGCTCCAAGGAAGACGCCATCAAGGAGCTGTTCTCGATGTCGGCCACCCGGTACTACCAGGTGCTCAACGCCCTTGTCGACCGCCCCGAGGCGCTGGCTGCTGACCCGATGCTGGTCAAGCGGTTGCGTCGGCTACGGGCCAGCAGGCAGAAGGCCCGTGCCGCGCGTCGGCTGGGGTTCGACGTCACCTGA
- a CDS encoding superoxide dismutase family protein: MPTSASLRLLAAAALVIPIAVACAPNEPIATEPGTTPPVWTGSPAPTAGQTEPGASAEGETLTADIKTPDGTSVASAEFVFSDGYATVTVQTTAPGQLSPGFHGLHLHSVGKCEANSVAPTGGAPGDFNSAGGHLQVAGHTGHPASGDLSSLQVRGDGSAKLVTTTDGFTAEELLSGAKTAIIIHEKADNFANIPAERYQQVNGTPGPDETTMATGDAGKRVACGVIGNG; the protein is encoded by the coding sequence ATGCCGACCTCCGCTTCGCTTCGCCTCCTCGCCGCTGCGGCGCTTGTCATCCCGATCGCCGTCGCGTGCGCTCCCAATGAGCCCATCGCCACGGAGCCTGGCACCACCCCGCCCGTCTGGACGGGTTCACCGGCGCCGACGGCGGGACAGACCGAGCCCGGCGCGTCCGCCGAGGGTGAGACGCTCACAGCAGACATCAAGACCCCGGACGGCACGTCGGTTGCCAGCGCCGAGTTCGTCTTCTCCGATGGCTACGCCACGGTGACAGTGCAGACCACCGCGCCCGGCCAGCTGAGCCCCGGCTTCCACGGCCTGCACCTCCACTCGGTGGGCAAGTGCGAGGCGAATTCCGTCGCGCCGACCGGCGGCGCCCCCGGCGATTTCAACTCCGCGGGCGGTCACCTCCAGGTCGCGGGCCACACCGGACACCCGGCCAGCGGCGACCTCAGCTCGCTGCAGGTTCGTGGCGACGGTTCGGCCAAGCTGGTGACCACCACCGACGGCTTCACCGCCGAGGAACTCCTGTCTGGCGCCAAGACCGCCATCATCATTCACGAGAAGGCCGATAACTTCGCCAACATCCCGGCGGAGCGGTATCAGCAGGTCAACGGCACCCCCGGGCCGGATGAGACCACCATGGCCACCGGGGACGCCGGCAAGCGCGTGGCGTGCGGTGTCATCGGAAACGGCTAA